The following are encoded together in the Pseudomonas maumuensis genome:
- a CDS encoding glutamine synthetase family protein: MSNNLDQLTDWLKEHKITEVECLISDLTGITRGKISPTNKFIAEKGMRLPESVLLQTVTGDYVDDDIYYELLDPADIDMICRPDENAVFLVPWAIEPTAQVIHDTYDKKGNPVELSPRNVLKKVLKLYADKGWQPIVAPEMEFYLTKRSEDPDFPLQPPVGRSGRPETGRQSFSIEAANEFDPLFEDVYDWCELQQLDLDTLIHEDGTAQMEINFRHGDALHLADQILVFKRTMREAALKHNVAATFMAKPMTGEPGSAMHLHQSVVDVATGKNIFSNADGSMSELFLNHIGGLQKFIPEALPLFAPNVNSFRRFLPDTSAPVNVEWGEENRTVGLRVPDAGPQNRRVENRLPGADANPYLAIAASLLCGYIGMVEGIEASAPVQGRGYERRNLRLPLTIEDALERMEISRALEQYLGKKFIAGYVATKRAEHENFKRVISSWEREFLLFAV; encoded by the coding sequence ATGAGTAACAACCTCGACCAGCTCACCGATTGGTTGAAAGAGCACAAGATCACCGAGGTGGAGTGCCTGATCAGCGACCTGACCGGCATCACCCGCGGCAAGATCTCGCCCACCAACAAATTCATCGCCGAAAAAGGCATGCGCCTGCCCGAGAGCGTGCTGCTGCAGACCGTGACTGGCGATTACGTCGACGATGACATCTATTACGAACTGCTCGACCCGGCCGACATCGACATGATCTGCCGCCCCGACGAGAACGCGGTGTTTCTCGTGCCATGGGCCATCGAGCCAACCGCCCAGGTGATCCACGACACCTACGACAAGAAGGGCAACCCGGTCGAGCTGTCGCCGCGCAACGTGCTGAAGAAGGTCCTGAAACTCTACGCCGACAAGGGCTGGCAACCGATCGTCGCGCCCGAAATGGAGTTCTACCTGACCAAGCGTAGCGAAGACCCCGACTTTCCGCTGCAGCCGCCGGTGGGCCGTTCCGGTCGCCCGGAAACCGGGCGCCAGTCGTTCTCCATCGAGGCGGCCAACGAATTCGACCCGCTGTTCGAGGATGTCTACGACTGGTGCGAGCTGCAGCAGCTGGACCTCGACACGCTGATCCACGAAGACGGCACCGCGCAGATGGAAATCAACTTCCGTCATGGCGATGCCCTGCACCTGGCCGACCAGATCCTGGTGTTCAAGCGCACCATGCGCGAGGCGGCGCTCAAGCACAACGTGGCCGCCACCTTCATGGCCAAGCCGATGACCGGCGAGCCGGGCAGCGCGATGCACCTGCACCAGAGCGTGGTCGACGTGGCCACCGGCAAGAACATCTTCTCCAACGCCGATGGCAGCATGAGCGAGTTGTTCCTCAACCACATCGGCGGCTTGCAGAAGTTCATCCCCGAGGCGCTGCCGCTGTTCGCCCCCAACGTCAACTCGTTCCGCCGCTTCCTGCCGGACACCTCCGCGCCGGTGAACGTCGAGTGGGGCGAAGAGAACCGCACCGTAGGCTTGCGCGTACCGGATGCCGGGCCGCAGAACCGCCGGGTCGAGAACCGCCTGCCGGGCGCCGACGCCAACCCGTACCTGGCCATCGCTGCCAGCCTGCTGTGCGGCTATATCGGCATGGTCGAAGGCATCGAGGCCAGCGCGCCAGTCCAGGGCCGTGGCTACGAGCGCCGTAACCTGCGCCTGCCGCTGACCATCGAGGACGCCCTCGAGCGCATGGAAATCAGCCGCGCG
- a CDS encoding glutamine synthetase family protein yields MSVPPRAVQLNEANAFLKEHPEVLYVDLLIADMNGVVRGKRIERTSLHKVYEKGINLPASLFALDINGSTVESTGLGLDIGDADRICYPIPGTLSNEPWQKRPTAQLLMTMHEIEGEPFFADPREVLRQVVSKFTEMGLTICAAFELEFYLIDQENVNGRPQPPRSPISGKRPQSTQVYLIDDLDEYADCLQDILEGAKEQGIPADAIVKESAPAQFEVNLHHVADPLKACDYAVLLKRLIKNIAYDHEMDTTFMAKPYPGQAGNGLHVHISVLDKDGNNIFTSEDPEQNAALRHAVGGVLETLPASMAFLCPNVNSYRRFGAQFYVPNAPSWGLDNRTVALRVPTGSPDAVRIEHRVAGADANPYLMMAAVLAGVHHGLTNKVEPGEPIEGNSYEQLEQSLPNNLRDALRELDDSEILNKYIDPKYIDIFVACKESELEEFEHSISDLEYNWYLHTV; encoded by the coding sequence ATGTCGGTACCCCCGCGTGCCGTTCAGCTTAACGAAGCGAACGCGTTCCTTAAGGAACATCCTGAGGTTCTCTACGTTGACCTTCTGATTGCAGATATGAATGGTGTGGTGCGCGGCAAGCGCATAGAGCGCACCAGCCTCCACAAGGTTTACGAGAAAGGCATCAACCTGCCGGCCTCCCTTTTCGCCCTGGATATCAACGGCTCGACCGTCGAAAGCACCGGCCTCGGCCTGGACATCGGCGATGCCGACCGCATCTGCTACCCCATCCCTGGCACCCTCTCCAACGAACCCTGGCAGAAGCGTCCGACCGCGCAGCTGCTGATGACCATGCACGAAATCGAAGGCGAACCCTTCTTCGCCGACCCGCGCGAAGTGCTGCGCCAGGTGGTGAGCAAGTTCACCGAGATGGGCCTGACCATCTGCGCCGCGTTCGAGCTGGAGTTCTACCTGATCGACCAGGAGAACGTGAACGGCCGCCCGCAGCCGCCACGCTCGCCGATTTCGGGCAAGCGCCCACAGTCGACCCAGGTGTACCTGATCGACGACCTCGACGAATACGCCGACTGCCTGCAGGACATCCTCGAAGGCGCGAAGGAGCAAGGCATCCCGGCCGACGCCATCGTCAAGGAAAGCGCCCCGGCGCAGTTCGAAGTCAACCTGCACCACGTCGCCGACCCGCTCAAGGCCTGTGACTATGCGGTGCTGCTCAAGCGCCTGATCAAGAACATCGCCTACGACCATGAAATGGACACCACCTTCATGGCCAAGCCCTACCCGGGCCAGGCAGGCAACGGCCTGCATGTACACATCTCCGTGCTGGACAAAGATGGCAACAACATCTTCACCAGCGAGGATCCCGAGCAGAACGCCGCGCTACGTCACGCTGTCGGCGGTGTGCTCGAGACCCTGCCCGCCTCGATGGCGTTCCTTTGCCCGAACGTCAACTCGTACCGCCGTTTCGGCGCGCAGTTCTACGTGCCGAACGCACCGAGCTGGGGCCTAGACAACCGTACCGTGGCGCTACGCGTGCCGACCGGCTCGCCGGATGCCGTGCGCATCGAGCACCGCGTGGCCGGCGCCGACGCCAACCCGTACCTGATGATGGCCGCGGTACTGGCCGGCGTACACCATGGTTTGACCAACAAGGTCGAACCTGGCGAGCCGATCGAAGGCAACTCGTACGAGCAGTTGGAGCAGAGCTTGCCGAACAACCTGCGCGATGCCCTGCGCGAGCTGGACGACAGCGAGATCCTCAACAAGTACATCGATCCGAAGTACATCGACATCTTCGTCGCGTGCAAGGAAAGCGAGCTGGAGGAGTTCGAGCACTCGATCTCCGACCTCGAGTACAACTGGTACCTGCACACCGTGTAA